The following are encoded in a window of Flavobacterium cupriresistens genomic DNA:
- a CDS encoding RidA family protein yields MKRENILTGSPWEDKMGYCRAVRIGNIIEVSGTVAIVDGDKVKADDAYAQTFNILERVEKVLEDLNVGMKDVIRTRIFTTDITTFEEVARAHSSFFKDVKPTTGFYEISKLVAPEYLVEIEFTAVVQ; encoded by the coding sequence ATGAAAAGAGAAAACATCTTAACAGGATCACCTTGGGAAGACAAAATGGGATATTGTCGCGCTGTACGCATTGGCAATATCATTGAAGTTTCAGGAACTGTGGCAATTGTTGATGGCGATAAAGTAAAAGCTGACGATGCGTATGCACAGACTTTTAATATTCTGGAACGTGTAGAAAAAGTGCTGGAAGATCTAAATGTTGGAATGAAAGATGTAATCAGAACTCGTATTTTCACAACCGATATTACCACTTTTGAAGAGGTTGCCAGAGCGCATTCTTCTTTTTTCAAAGATGTAAAACCGACAACGGGTTTTTATGAAATCAGTAAATTGGTTGCTCCAGAATATTTAGTTGAAATTGAATTTACGGCTGTAGTTCAGTAA
- a CDS encoding DoxX family protein — protein sequence MNLPWHLYLMAFLYIIAGINHFKNPGMYIRIIPPYFQNPKLLNSLSGAAEIILGILLTLPFSRVIAAWGIIALLIAVFPANWYMFQRSKKGFSLLNFILLVRLPLQVALILWAYLYTR from the coding sequence ATGAATTTACCTTGGCATTTATATTTAATGGCTTTTCTATATATAATTGCCGGAATTAATCATTTTAAAAACCCGGGAATGTACATCAGAATCATTCCCCCTTATTTTCAGAACCCCAAATTATTAAATAGTTTAAGTGGAGCTGCCGAAATTATTCTAGGCATCCTCCTCACCCTTCCTTTTTCGAGAGTTATTGCCGCTTGGGGAATTATAGCCTTGTTAATTGCTGTATTTCCTGCTAATTGGTATATGTTTCAAAGGAGTAAGAAGGGTTTTTCTTTGTTAAATTTCATTCTATTAGTACGCTTGCCCTTACAAGTCGCATTGATTTTATGGGCGTATCTATATACCCGTTAA
- the gldI gene encoding gliding motility-associated peptidyl-prolyl isomerase GldI: MNYLKLSSCALLFAVLLVGCKQHEEARRPISRTSGTFMKKSADRNKKLVASEEDIIKKIIKSNPKVKYFASQKGYWYAYEEQNLIDTLRPKRGDIAYYNLEIKDIQGKIIYPEAELGPQTYHVDKQEIMMGLRDGIKLMRKNETVNFLFPSHIAYGYHGDNKKIGTNQSLICTVTLKNFTPEEAPKATTPSTQTPKPVAPKPVVQTKKDTLNP; this comes from the coding sequence ATGAACTACTTAAAACTAAGCAGCTGTGCCCTACTTTTTGCCGTTTTATTGGTAGGCTGTAAACAACACGAAGAAGCCAGAAGACCTATTTCAAGAACTTCGGGTACATTCATGAAAAAATCAGCTGATCGGAACAAAAAATTAGTTGCCAGTGAAGAAGATATCATCAAAAAAATAATCAAAAGTAATCCCAAAGTAAAGTATTTTGCTTCACAAAAAGGTTATTGGTATGCTTATGAGGAACAAAATCTGATTGATACGTTACGTCCAAAAAGAGGAGATATAGCTTATTATAATCTGGAAATAAAAGACATACAAGGCAAAATTATCTATCCCGAAGCTGAACTTGGCCCGCAAACGTATCATGTAGACAAACAAGAAATCATGATGGGATTGCGCGATGGAATTAAATTGATGCGCAAAAACGAAACTGTAAACTTCTTATTTCCATCACATATCGCTTATGGTTATCATGGAGACAATAAAAAAATAGGAACCAATCAATCCTTAATTTGTACCGTTACCCTTAAAAATTTCACACCTGAAGAAGCTCCAAAAGCAACGACACCGAGTACACAAACTCCAAAACCGGTTGCTCCAAAGCCAGTAGTTCAGACTAAAAAAGACACTTTAAACCCATAA
- a CDS encoding voltage-gated chloride channel family protein, producing the protein MALPDSKTTLLTVLKWILICLLIGFFSGSASAFFLVSLEWITQFRIHHNWIIWFLPIGGLLVGLSYYYWGESVVKGNNLLLEEYETPKKTIPFKMAPLVLAGTLLTHLFGGSAGREGTAVQMGGAIADQFTKLFKLEQSERKILIILGISAGFASVFGTPLAGAIFALEVLYFSKINLKSIILSFLVAYAAYFTVEFWQVKHTHYRIPDVPEINLTNLFYTVLISVLFGIAALLFSRTTHFWSSLFSKNIKYPPLRPFVGGIVLSIAIAGFGFTKFAGLSVPVIVDSFSNANPWYDFLLKILFTGFTLGAGFKGGEVTPLFFVGATLGSALSLVVPMPIALLAGMGFVAVFSGATHTPIACTIMGMELFGIQPGLFIAIACTIAYFSSGSVGIYKSQIVKGAKYKLYQKWL; encoded by the coding sequence ATGGCTCTACCTGATTCTAAAACTACACTCCTGACAGTCCTTAAATGGATTCTCATTTGTCTTTTAATAGGCTTTTTTTCAGGATCGGCTTCAGCATTTTTTTTAGTTTCGTTAGAATGGATTACACAATTTAGAATCCACCACAACTGGATCATCTGGTTTTTACCCATTGGCGGATTACTTGTTGGATTGAGTTACTATTACTGGGGAGAATCTGTTGTAAAAGGCAATAATCTATTGTTGGAAGAATACGAAACCCCAAAGAAAACCATTCCGTTCAAAATGGCTCCTTTGGTCCTTGCGGGAACCTTACTTACCCATTTATTTGGTGGTTCTGCCGGACGCGAAGGTACAGCAGTACAAATGGGAGGCGCTATTGCCGATCAGTTTACAAAACTTTTTAAATTAGAGCAATCAGAGCGAAAAATTCTGATTATTCTCGGGATCAGTGCGGGTTTTGCATCTGTTTTCGGAACGCCTTTGGCAGGAGCAATTTTTGCTTTGGAAGTACTGTACTTTAGTAAAATCAACCTTAAAAGTATTATTTTATCCTTCTTAGTAGCTTACGCCGCTTATTTTACGGTTGAATTCTGGCAGGTCAAACACACGCATTACCGTATTCCCGATGTGCCCGAAATCAATCTTACGAACTTATTTTACACCGTCCTTATTAGCGTCTTATTTGGCATTGCAGCTTTGCTGTTCTCGAGAACTACTCATTTTTGGAGTTCTTTATTTTCAAAAAACATTAAATATCCGCCATTGCGTCCATTTGTTGGAGGAATCGTTTTGTCCATTGCCATTGCAGGTTTCGGATTTACCAAATTTGCTGGTTTGAGTGTCCCTGTCATTGTGGATTCCTTTTCAAATGCAAATCCGTGGTATGACTTTTTACTCAAAATTCTATTTACGGGATTCACGTTAGGAGCTGGTTTTAAAGGTGGAGAAGTAACTCCGTTATTTTTTGTCGGAGCTACATTAGGAAGCGCACTTTCTCTTGTCGTCCCTATGCCAATAGCCCTTTTGGCCGGAATGGGTTTTGTAGCCGTGTTTTCGGGTGCTACCCACACTCCCATTGCCTGCACCATTATGGGAATGGAGTTATTTGGAATCCAACCCGGGCTATTTATTGCGATCGCCTGTACCATTGCTTATTTTTCTTCAGGTTCGGTAGGGATTTATAAATCGCAGATTGTCAAGGGTGCTAAATATAAGTTGTATCAGAAGTGGCTTTGA
- a CDS encoding DHH family phosphoesterase — MKIQDIQAIQLLLATPKKIAIIPHRGPDGDAMGSTLGLYHFLLKNNHQPTVIAPNDFPDFLAWLPGSETVKIFEKDTENCTKILEEAEIVFTLDFNAFHRTGEMEHTLAKLKVPFIMIDHHQRPDDYATYMYSDTTFGSTCEMVYNFISFLDKKEDLDQTIATCIYTGILTDSGSFRFPGTTGNTHRIIAELIDLGVENTQIPVLLFDNSSYSRLQLLGRALQNMKVFEEHKTSYTTLTQDELDSFNYIKGDTEGIVNYGLSIKGINFTAIFIENRDEKIIKISFRSQGGFDVNQFARDHFNGGGHSNAAGGRSDVSMEETIKKFEDLVTKLKI, encoded by the coding sequence ATGAAAATACAAGATATTCAAGCGATACAATTGTTGCTCGCAACCCCAAAGAAAATCGCTATAATCCCGCATAGAGGTCCAGATGGTGATGCCATGGGATCTACGTTGGGTTTATACCATTTTTTATTAAAAAACAATCATCAGCCAACGGTGATTGCACCTAATGATTTCCCTGATTTCTTAGCTTGGTTACCAGGTTCGGAAACCGTAAAAATATTTGAAAAAGACACCGAAAACTGTACTAAAATATTAGAAGAAGCAGAGATCGTATTTACACTCGATTTTAATGCTTTTCATCGTACGGGTGAAATGGAACACACTTTAGCCAAGCTAAAAGTTCCGTTTATTATGATCGATCATCATCAAAGACCTGATGATTATGCGACTTATATGTACTCTGATACTACTTTTGGTTCTACTTGTGAAATGGTTTACAATTTCATTTCCTTTTTAGATAAAAAAGAAGATCTAGACCAAACCATTGCTACCTGTATTTATACCGGAATCCTAACCGATTCAGGTTCTTTTCGCTTTCCCGGAACTACCGGAAATACACACCGCATTATAGCCGAATTAATTGATTTGGGTGTCGAAAATACGCAGATTCCAGTACTTTTATTTGATAATAGCTCGTACAGCCGTTTACAATTGTTAGGTCGCGCTTTGCAAAACATGAAAGTATTTGAAGAGCATAAAACCTCTTATACAACGCTTACACAAGACGAATTGGATTCTTTTAACTACATAAAAGGCGACACAGAAGGAATAGTTAATTATGGATTAAGCATCAAAGGAATTAATTTCACAGCTATTTTTATAGAAAACAGAGACGAGAAAATCATCAAAATATCATTTCGTTCGCAAGGAGGATTTGATGTAAATCAGTTTGCCAGAGACCATTTTAATGGTGGAGGTCACAGCAATGCCGCTGGTGGAAGATCTGATGTTTCTATGGAAGAGACCATCAAAAAATTTGAAGATTTAGTAACTAAACTAAAAATATAA
- a CDS encoding peptidylprolyl isomerase, whose protein sequence is MKKSILILLLAATSFYSCKDKHSDLPDGLYAEIETNKGSIIVELDYKKAPITVANFVTLAEGKNEFVTDENLKKKPFFNGLKFHRVIENFMIQTGDPLGTGSGDTGYKFKDEFTDLKFDKSGVLAMANNGPGTNSSQFFITHVETPWLDGKHTIFGHVVDKGMDVVNKVVQNDNITTVTIIRNGEAAKKFDAVKVFHDYFSEIAKEKGKYAEVQKEKVAYYTSLKPKATKTSTGLEYVITEKGTGKKPAIGTQLYIHYAGFLEDGTLFDSSIEEVCKTFGKFDAARAEAKGYQPIPFQAGRKDGMIPGFIEGIEKLSFGDKAVLFIPAHLAYGEAGAGGVIPPNANIIFEVQLLEKPQ, encoded by the coding sequence ATGAAAAAGAGTATTTTAATATTACTATTAGCCGCTACCTCGTTTTATTCTTGTAAAGACAAACACAGTGACTTACCGGATGGTTTATACGCTGAAATTGAAACTAATAAAGGAAGCATTATTGTTGAGTTAGATTATAAAAAAGCACCTATAACAGTTGCCAATTTTGTAACGTTAGCAGAAGGCAAAAATGAATTTGTAACGGATGAAAACCTAAAAAAGAAACCTTTCTTTAATGGATTAAAATTCCACCGTGTTATTGAGAATTTTATGATCCAGACCGGAGATCCTTTAGGAACAGGTTCTGGCGATACCGGATACAAATTTAAAGACGAGTTCACTGATTTAAAATTTGACAAAAGTGGTGTTTTGGCCATGGCAAATAATGGTCCGGGAACAAATAGCAGCCAATTTTTCATCACACATGTTGAAACACCATGGTTAGACGGAAAACATACTATTTTTGGTCATGTAGTGGACAAAGGAATGGATGTCGTTAATAAAGTCGTTCAAAACGATAACATCACCACTGTTACTATTATCAGAAATGGTGAAGCTGCAAAAAAGTTTGATGCTGTAAAAGTATTTCACGATTATTTTTCAGAAATAGCAAAAGAAAAAGGTAAATACGCAGAAGTTCAGAAAGAAAAAGTAGCTTATTATACTTCTTTAAAACCAAAAGCTACCAAAACAAGCACTGGTTTAGAATATGTTATTACTGAAAAAGGTACAGGTAAAAAACCGGCGATCGGAACACAATTGTACATTCATTATGCAGGATTTCTAGAAGACGGAACTTTATTTGACAGTAGTATCGAAGAGGTTTGCAAAACTTTCGGAAAATTTGATGCTGCAAGAGCTGAAGCAAAAGGTTACCAGCCAATTCCATTTCAGGCAGGTCGTAAAGACGGTATGATTCCGGGATTTATTGAAGGAATCGAGAAACTTTCTTTTGGAGACAAAGCGGTTCTTTTTATTCCGGCACACTTAGCTTACGGAGAAGCCGGAGCTGGAGGAGTTATTCCACCAAATGCGAATATCATTTTTGAAGTTCAATTATTAGAGAAACCACAATAA
- a CDS encoding peptidylprolyl isomerase, translating into MKFKFLFLFCLAVVNIQAQATKKPAAKPAAKTTTTKVAPKATNPAEGIFATIATTKGTIVLSLEYVKAPVTVANFITLAEGKNPNVKVEKLKGKPFYDGLKFHRVINDFMIQGGDPDGNGSGGPGFSFKDEFVPDLKFEKGGVLAMANSGPATNGSQFFITHKDTPWLNGKHTIFGHVVSGMDVVNKIVQDDVMTKITITRKGAAAKKFDALKVISDDAKKGEAKKAESQKVVTEKAAYFAATKATATATASGLKYKITQKGSGVKLAEGSNIYFHYAGYFEDGNLFDSSIANVAKAYGKYDANRDAQKGYQAFPFAVGKKDGMIPGFIEALDMMTDGEKAIFFLPSNLAYGEKGAGGVIPPNATLVFEIETYNTQPVK; encoded by the coding sequence ATGAAATTTAAATTTCTATTCTTATTTTGCTTGGCAGTAGTCAATATTCAGGCACAAGCAACCAAAAAACCGGCTGCAAAACCGGCCGCAAAAACAACTACAACAAAAGTAGCTCCGAAAGCAACAAATCCTGCTGAAGGAATTTTTGCAACAATTGCTACAACTAAAGGAACCATTGTTTTGTCTTTAGAGTATGTAAAAGCGCCTGTAACAGTAGCTAACTTTATCACTTTAGCTGAAGGAAAAAACCCTAATGTAAAAGTGGAAAAACTAAAAGGAAAGCCATTTTACGACGGATTAAAATTCCATAGAGTTATCAATGATTTTATGATTCAGGGTGGTGATCCGGACGGAAACGGTTCGGGAGGTCCTGGATTCTCTTTTAAAGATGAATTTGTACCAGATTTAAAATTTGAAAAAGGTGGTGTTTTAGCTATGGCCAATTCAGGTCCGGCTACCAACGGAAGTCAATTTTTTATCACACATAAAGATACGCCTTGGTTGAATGGCAAACACACTATTTTTGGTCACGTAGTTTCAGGAATGGATGTTGTGAATAAAATCGTTCAGGACGATGTGATGACCAAAATTACCATTACACGCAAAGGTGCTGCTGCTAAGAAATTTGATGCTTTAAAAGTAATCAGTGATGATGCTAAAAAAGGAGAAGCTAAAAAAGCCGAAAGTCAAAAAGTGGTAACCGAAAAAGCAGCTTACTTTGCCGCTACTAAAGCTACTGCAACTGCAACGGCTTCCGGTTTAAAATATAAAATCACTCAAAAAGGTTCCGGAGTAAAATTAGCAGAAGGAAGTAATATCTATTTCCACTATGCAGGTTATTTTGAAGATGGAAATCTTTTTGACAGCAGCATTGCCAATGTAGCAAAAGCCTATGGTAAATATGATGCGAACAGAGATGCGCAAAAAGGATATCAGGCTTTTCCGTTTGCAGTTGGTAAAAAAGACGGAATGATTCCAGGTTTTATCGAAGCATTAGACATGATGACCGACGGAGAAAAAGCAATCTTCTTTCTTCCTTCTAATTTAGCTTATGGAGAAAAAGGTGCCGGAGGAGTGATTCCACCAAACGCAACTTTAGTTTTCGAAATCGAAACTTACAATACGCAACCTGTGAAATAA
- a CDS encoding chaperone modulator CbpM, translating into MSSKNLIQIKQFCTYHEIEYTFITELNNYGLVEIIVQEDDEYLHLKHLPAIEKMIRLHYDLKINFEGIDAIAHLLSKIETLQQNLTITQNKLRLFEHHQTK; encoded by the coding sequence ATGAGCAGTAAAAACCTAATCCAAATCAAACAATTTTGTACGTATCACGAAATTGAATACACCTTTATAACCGAACTAAATAATTACGGATTGGTAGAAATTATTGTTCAGGAAGATGATGAATATCTGCACCTTAAACACTTGCCTGCCATAGAAAAAATGATCCGGTTGCATTATGATCTGAAAATTAATTTTGAAGGGATTGATGCCATAGCGCATTTATTAAGTAAGATTGAAACGCTACAACAAAACTTAACGATAACTCAAAATAAACTTCGTCTTTTCGAACACCATCAAACCAAGTAG
- a CDS encoding GlsB/YeaQ/YmgE family stress response membrane protein codes for MGFLYFLLIGAISGWLAGQLWKGGGFGLFGNIIVGIIGGIFGGWLAAKLGIGGGGLLWQIIIAAGGAWVLLFIISLIKKS; via the coding sequence ATGGGCTTTTTATATTTTTTACTTATTGGAGCAATCTCAGGATGGCTAGCAGGTCAATTATGGAAAGGTGGTGGTTTTGGCCTTTTTGGTAATATTATTGTTGGAATAATTGGTGGAATCTTTGGCGGATGGCTGGCAGCTAAACTTGGCATTGGCGGTGGCGGACTGTTATGGCAGATTATTATAGCCGCTGGAGGTGCATGGGTTTTGTTGTTTATTATCAGCCTCATAAAAAAATCATAA
- a CDS encoding EamA family transporter: protein MSQNNVLKGVFLVALGATTFGMLATFVKMAYSEGYTTAEVTTSQFVLGIAGILLINAFQKIRNKNQVVKATPKNIISLMTAGTSLGMTSLFYYLAVKYIPVSIGIVLLMQTVWMGVLLEMILEKKLPSKQKVIAVFIVLVGTVLATNIIQNDVVLDWRGIAWGVMAAASFTTTMFTANRVATEISSAQRSLYMLLGGAVIVFSFAFFTQVTPFNLAIFLKWGIVLSLFGTIIPPMLMNAGFPLTGIGLGSIVSALELPVSVMMAYFLLNEKVIFLQWVGIILIILAIIIMNVNFKGKK, encoded by the coding sequence ATGTCACAAAACAATGTATTAAAAGGAGTATTTTTAGTTGCTTTAGGCGCTACAACTTTCGGAATGTTAGCCACTTTTGTAAAAATGGCCTATTCAGAAGGATATACCACAGCCGAGGTAACAACATCTCAATTTGTACTTGGAATTGCAGGGATTTTATTAATCAATGCCTTTCAGAAAATAAGAAATAAAAATCAAGTAGTAAAAGCTACTCCTAAAAATATCATTAGTTTAATGACAGCGGGAACTTCTCTGGGAATGACCAGTTTGTTCTACTACCTGGCTGTAAAGTATATTCCGGTTTCAATTGGTATTGTTTTATTAATGCAAACCGTTTGGATGGGGGTTTTACTTGAAATGATTTTAGAGAAAAAATTACCTTCTAAACAAAAAGTGATCGCCGTATTTATTGTACTGGTGGGAACTGTACTGGCAACCAATATCATTCAAAATGATGTAGTCCTTGATTGGAGAGGTATCGCCTGGGGGGTTATGGCTGCAGCTTCTTTTACGACAACAATGTTTACTGCTAATCGTGTTGCAACCGAAATTTCATCGGCACAACGTAGTTTGTACATGCTATTGGGTGGCGCTGTAATTGTGTTTTCTTTTGCTTTTTTTACTCAAGTAACACCTTTTAACCTTGCTATTTTCCTGAAATGGGGAATTGTATTGTCATTATTCGGAACGATCATCCCTCCAATGCTTATGAATGCTGGTTTTCCACTAACTGGAATTGGTTTAGGAAGTATCGTTTCAGCACTTGAACTTCCTGTTTCAGTAATGATGGCTTACTTCTTACTGAATGAAAAAGTAATCTTTTTACAATGGGTTGGAATTATCCTAATCATTCTGGCTATCATTATAATGAATGTAAATTTTAAAGGCAAAAAATAA
- a CDS encoding DnaJ C-terminal domain-containing protein: MDYIDYYKTLEITKSATDAEIKKAYRKAARKYHPDLNPNDKEAEKKFKEINEANEVLSNPENRKKYDKYGKDWKHADEFEKAGYNPNQQQQTRQQSSSDYNDFSGGDFSGSDFSDFFNSMYGSTGGNKRQSKYRGQDYNAELQLDLDSAYNTHKQNLTVNGKNIRITIPAGVENGQIIKIPGHGGPGANGGPSGDLYITFTIENNSNFKREGNNLYADVALDLYTAILGGEIFVNTFDGKVKIKVPEETQPGTKVKLKGKGFPVYKKEGQFGDLYITYTLKLPTKLSQKEKELFEELSKISNHEQ, translated from the coding sequence ATGGATTATATCGACTACTATAAAACATTAGAAATTACAAAGTCTGCTACTGACGCCGAAATAAAAAAAGCCTATCGAAAAGCGGCTCGAAAGTACCACCCCGACTTGAATCCAAACGATAAAGAAGCGGAGAAAAAGTTCAAAGAAATCAATGAAGCCAATGAAGTTTTAAGCAATCCCGAAAACCGAAAAAAATACGACAAATACGGAAAAGACTGGAAACATGCGGACGAATTTGAAAAGGCAGGTTACAATCCCAATCAACAACAGCAAACCAGGCAACAAAGCAGTTCTGATTATAACGACTTTTCAGGAGGTGATTTCTCCGGTAGTGATTTTTCTGATTTTTTCAATTCCATGTACGGTTCAACTGGCGGCAACAAAAGGCAATCCAAATACAGAGGCCAGGATTATAATGCCGAACTACAATTGGATTTAGATTCTGCTTACAACACCCACAAACAAAATCTGACGGTAAATGGTAAAAATATCCGGATTACGATTCCTGCAGGAGTGGAAAACGGTCAAATCATAAAAATTCCGGGACATGGCGGACCAGGAGCAAACGGAGGCCCCAGCGGTGATCTGTACATTACCTTCACTATAGAAAACAATTCTAATTTTAAACGCGAAGGCAATAATTTATACGCCGATGTTGCTCTCGATTTGTACACCGCTATTTTGGGAGGTGAGATTTTCGTAAACACTTTTGACGGAAAAGTAAAAATAAAAGTTCCCGAAGAAACACAGCCCGGAACAAAAGTCAAATTAAAAGGAAAAGGTTTTCCGGTCTACAAAAAAGAAGGTCAGTTTGGAGATTTATACATTACTTATACTTTAAAACTCCCCACAAAATTATCCCAGAAGGAAAAAGAATTATTTGAAGAATTATCTAAAATAAGCAATCATGAGCAGTAA
- the aqpZ gene encoding aquaporin Z, translating into MKKLFAEFFGTYWLVFGGCGSAIFAAGIPDLGIGFAGVALAFGLTVLTMAYAVGHISGGHFNPAVSFGLWAGGRFPAKDLIPYIIAQCVGAIAAAGTLFTIASGKAGFAIDNTKAGAFASNGFGAFSPDGYSLQSAFIAEFVLTLFFLLVILGATDKFANGKFAGVAIGLALTLIHLISIPITNTSVNPARSLSQAVFTGGEPLSQVWLFWVAPILGAIVAGFIYKTLLQNHDEA; encoded by the coding sequence ATGAAAAAATTATTTGCAGAGTTCTTCGGAACTTATTGGCTAGTTTTTGGAGGTTGTGGTAGTGCAATTTTTGCAGCAGGAATTCCTGATTTAGGAATTGGTTTTGCCGGTGTAGCACTTGCTTTTGGTCTTACGGTTCTGACAATGGCTTACGCTGTCGGGCATATCTCAGGCGGACATTTTAATCCCGCTGTATCATTTGGTTTATGGGCCGGAGGCAGATTTCCTGCAAAAGACCTGATTCCCTATATCATTGCACAATGCGTTGGAGCTATAGCAGCCGCTGGTACTTTGTTTACTATTGCATCCGGAAAAGCGGGTTTTGCAATCGACAATACCAAAGCCGGAGCCTTTGCCTCAAACGGATTCGGAGCTTTTTCTCCTGATGGTTATTCTTTGCAATCTGCCTTTATAGCTGAATTTGTTCTGACTTTATTTTTCCTATTGGTAATTTTGGGTGCTACAGATAAATTTGCCAACGGAAAATTCGCCGGAGTTGCAATTGGTTTGGCACTAACCTTAATTCATTTAATTAGTATTCCAATCACAAATACTTCTGTAAATCCTGCAAGATCTTTATCTCAGGCTGTTTTCACTGGTGGAGAACCATTATCACAAGTTTGGTTATTCTGGGTGGCGCCGATCTTAGGGGCTATAGTCGCAGGGTTTATATACAAAACCTTACTGCAGAATCACGACGAAGCGTAA
- a CDS encoding sterol desaturase family protein: MNEIIAYFSTIPSSHRSLILIGGITLFWLIENAFPLFQMKYKKWNHAGLNFFFTFTTIIVNFILAFILIQTANWTTEHHFGFLNWLPEIPIALYTIMGLLLLDLIGAYLAHFVQHKVKFMWRFHLIHHTDTWIDTTSANRHHPGESVIRFVFTTFGVLLVGSPMWMVFLYQSLSVIASQFNHANISLPVKLDAFLSYFLVSPNMHKVHHHYVLPYTDSNYGNIFSIWDRLFGTFTSLPKEHIVYGVDTHMQPEENNKLKNLLHIPFQESRSAKNS; the protein is encoded by the coding sequence ATGAATGAAATAATAGCCTATTTTAGCACGATTCCCTCTTCCCACCGAAGTTTAATTCTGATTGGAGGAATAACCCTTTTTTGGTTAATTGAGAATGCCTTTCCCCTATTTCAAATGAAATACAAAAAATGGAATCATGCAGGTCTCAATTTCTTTTTCACCTTTACGACGATTATTGTCAATTTTATTCTGGCTTTTATTTTGATTCAAACTGCCAATTGGACTACGGAACATCATTTTGGATTTTTAAATTGGCTACCCGAAATCCCAATTGCATTATACACCATTATGGGATTATTACTTTTAGACTTAATTGGCGCTTATTTGGCCCATTTTGTACAGCACAAAGTAAAATTCATGTGGCGCTTTCACTTAATACATCACACCGATACCTGGATAGACACCACAAGTGCCAACAGACATCATCCCGGAGAAAGTGTCATCCGTTTTGTATTTACTACATTTGGGGTTTTACTGGTTGGAAGCCCGATGTGGATGGTGTTTTTATACCAATCCTTATCCGTAATAGCTTCTCAGTTCAATCATGCCAATATTTCGCTGCCTGTAAAGCTGGATGCTTTTTTAAGTTATTTTCTCGTTTCTCCCAATATGCATAAAGTACACCATCATTATGTTTTGCCTTATACAGACAGTAATTATGGAAATATATTCTCGATTTGGGACCGTCTTTTCGGAACTTTTACCTCACTTCCGAAGGAACACATTGTTTATGGCGTAGACACTCATATGCAACCCGAAGAAAATAATAAATTAAAA